Proteins from one Xenopus tropicalis strain Nigerian chromosome 1, UCB_Xtro_10.0, whole genome shotgun sequence genomic window:
- the pgpep1 gene encoding pyroglutamyl-peptidase 1: MEEQKIAVVVTGFGPFGEHTVNASWVAVQELGKLGLGKEVDLHIYEIPVEYQTVQRLIPALRKKHKPKVIVHVGVSGMATAVTLEKCGHNTGYQGLDNCEFCPGTQCCVEGGPECLHSVIDIDTVCKRAAEACLDVQFTVSTDAGRYLCDFTYYTSLYQSHGRSVFIHVPPLGKPYTAIQLGQAIQTIIKVILDMLEQSEDHLNCGHS, encoded by the exons ATGGAGGAGCAAAAGATAGCTGTGGTGGTGACTG gatttggCCCTTTTGGAGAACACACTGTGAATGCAAGTTGGGTTGCAGTTCAG GAATTGGGAAAGTTGGGCTTGGGAAAAGAAGTAGATTTACATATTTATGAAATTCCAGTTGAATACCAAACTGTTCAAAGACTGATCCCTGCACTGCGGAAAAAACACAAACCAAAG GTGATTGTTCATGTAGGAGTGTCTGGCATGGCTACAGCTGTAACGCTAGAGAAATGTGGTCACAACACAGGCTACCAGGGCCTTGATAATTGTGAATTCTGCCCTGGCACGCAGTGCTGTGTGGAAGGAGGGCCAGAATGCTTACACTCTGTTATTGATATAGATACAGTCTGCAAGAGAGCTGCTGAAGCTTGTCTGGATGTTCAGTTTACTGTGTCTACTGATGCTGGCAG GTACCTCTGTGATTTTACTTACTACACCTCCTTATACCAGAGCCATGGCAGATCAGTATTCATCCATGTACCCCCTCTAGGGAAACCTTACACGGCAATACAGCTGGGCCAGGCTATTCAAACCATCATCAAGGTGATACTTGACATGCTAGAGCAATCTGAAGACCATCTTAACTGTGGCCACAGTTAG
- the timm10 gene encoding mitochondrial import inner membrane translocase subunit Tim10 isoform X1, translating into MDPLKAQQLAAELEVEMMADMYNRMTGACHKKCVPPHYKEAELSKGESVCLDRCVSKYLDIHERMGKKLTELSLQDEELMRKMQQGVSST; encoded by the exons ATGGATCCTTTAAAAGCACAGCAGTTGGCAGCAGAGTTGGAGGTGGAAATGATGGCTGATATGTATAACAG GATGACTGGCGCGTGTCATAAAAAATGTGTTCCTCCACACTACAAAGAGGCCGAGCTGTCTAAAGGGGAAAGTGTATGCCTGGATCGCTGTGTTTCTAAGTATCTGGACATCCATGAGCGAATGGGAAAGAAGCTTACTGAGCTGTCTCTGCAAGATGAGGAGCTTATGAGGAAGATGCAACAGGGTGTGAGTTCGACATAG